A genomic stretch from Sulfurihydrogenibium azorense Az-Fu1 includes:
- the recA gene encoding recombinase RecA, with protein MTEEKDLEAKKKALESAILQIEKRYGKGSLMTLSSEGVKSVEVIPSGSISLDIATGIGGIPKGRVIEIYGPESSGKTTLTLHIIAEAQKKGGKAVFIDAEHAFDPKYAKAIGVNLDDLIISQPDYGEQAIEIAETLVRSNAIDVIVIDSVAALVPKAELEGDIEDSNVGLHARLMSKAMRVLKGAVNKSNTALILINQIREKVGVMFGNPETTTGGRAIKFFADMRMEVRKSDLKTDGEKVGSRVKVKVVKNKLAPPFKEAEFDVIYGEGISKEGEILDLGEEIGVIKKSGSWYSYKDEDTKEEIKLGQGREKAREFLKQNPDVTQKIENLIKGRLLNGT; from the coding sequence ATGACTGAAGAAAAAGATTTAGAAGCAAAGAAGAAAGCTTTAGAAAGTGCTATCTTACAGATAGAGAAAAGGTACGGGAAAGGGTCTTTAATGACACTATCTTCAGAAGGTGTAAAATCTGTTGAGGTAATACCATCTGGGTCTATATCACTGGATATAGCAACTGGTATAGGTGGAATACCAAAAGGTAGAGTGATTGAGATATACGGTCCTGAATCATCAGGGAAAACAACGTTAACTTTACACATAATAGCAGAAGCTCAGAAAAAAGGTGGTAAAGCAGTTTTCATAGATGCAGAACACGCCTTTGACCCTAAGTATGCAAAAGCAATCGGTGTAAATCTTGATGACTTAATCATCTCCCAACCAGATTACGGAGAACAAGCAATAGAGATAGCAGAGACATTAGTAAGAAGTAATGCTATTGATGTTATAGTCATAGACTCTGTGGCAGCTTTAGTTCCAAAGGCAGAGTTAGAGGGAGATATAGAAGACTCAAACGTAGGACTTCATGCAAGACTTATGTCTAAGGCAATGAGAGTGTTGAAAGGTGCAGTTAATAAAAGTAATACCGCCTTAATTCTTATAAACCAGATAAGAGAAAAAGTAGGAGTTATGTTTGGAAACCCAGAAACAACAACAGGTGGTAGAGCTATAAAGTTTTTTGCAGATATGAGAATGGAGGTAAGAAAGAGTGATTTAAAAACAGACGGAGAAAAGGTAGGAAGTAGAGTTAAAGTAAAAGTTGTAAAAAATAAACTTGCACCACCTTTTAAAGAAGCTGAGTTTGACGTTATATACGGAGAAGGCATATCAAAAGAAGGGGAGATATTGGACTTAGGAGAAGAGATTGGTGTTATAAAGAAAAGTGGATCTTGGTACTCTTACAAAGATGAAGACACAAAAGAAGAGATAAAACTTGGACAAGGTAGAGAAAAAGCAAGAGAGTTTTTAAAGCAAAACCCAGATGTTACCCAAAAAATAGAAAACCTCATAAAAGGGAGGTTATTAAATGGAACTTGA
- a CDS encoding bifunctional riboflavin kinase/FAD synthetase encodes MTKILHLKDLPITESTVCTVGNFDGLHLGHKEIIKKVKDIAKKENLKSLVITFHPHPRKILNPKKYKCSIVNLETKIYLFKKENIDYLLIVEFNKDFYQKSAFEFLNFLKNALKCKVLIVGKDWKFGFKQEGDIQYAKKVGSSIGIKVIPIEDIKSNSSRISSSLIRELLSKGELKKVEKLLGRRYFLIEKVVKGDGKGREIGFPTINLKPDDDLCLKKGVYVGYLEKDEKVYKAVINYGNRPTLDGKKTFIEVHLIEDKVDLKTEEDYVKVYFIEYLREEKKFESVEDLKNQIKLDIQKAKEVLEVEKVV; translated from the coding sequence ATGACTAAAATCCTACACTTAAAAGACCTTCCTATAACAGAGAGCACTGTTTGTACTGTAGGAAACTTTGACGGCTTACACTTAGGCCATAAAGAAATAATTAAAAAAGTAAAAGATATAGCAAAAAAAGAAAATTTAAAATCTTTAGTAATAACTTTCCATCCCCATCCAAGAAAAATACTAAATCCAAAAAAGTACAAATGTAGTATAGTAAACTTGGAAACGAAAATATACCTATTTAAAAAAGAAAACATAGATTATTTACTTATCGTAGAGTTTAATAAAGATTTTTACCAAAAGTCAGCATTTGAGTTTTTAAATTTTTTAAAAAATGCCCTTAAATGTAAAGTCTTGATAGTAGGAAAAGACTGGAAGTTTGGTTTCAAACAAGAGGGAGATATACAGTACGCAAAGAAGGTAGGAAGCTCCATTGGAATAAAAGTTATTCCGATTGAAGATATAAAATCAAACAGTAGTAGAATAAGTAGTAGTTTGATAAGAGAACTTTTATCAAAAGGAGAGTTAAAAAAAGTAGAAAAACTTCTTGGGAGAAGATACTTTTTAATAGAAAAGGTTGTTAAAGGAGATGGAAAAGGCAGAGAGATAGGATTTCCTACTATAAACCTTAAACCTGATGATGACCTATGTTTAAAAAAAGGAGTTTACGTAGGATACTTAGAAAAAGATGAAAAAGTATACAAAGCAGTTATAAATTACGGAAACAGACCAACCTTAGACGGAAAAAAAACCTTTATAGAAGTTCATCTTATAGAAGATAAAGTTGACCTAAAAACTGAAGAAGATTACGTAAAAGTTTACTTTATAGAGTATCTAAGAGAAGAAAAAAAATTTGAATCTGTAGAAGACTTAAAAAATCAGATAAAATTAGATATACAAAAAGCAAAAGAGGTTTTAGAAGTTGAAAAAGTGGTTTAG
- the gatC gene encoding Asp-tRNA(Asn)/Glu-tRNA(Gln) amidotransferase subunit GatC, with amino-acid sequence MIDKDTVVKVAQLSKLKLNENEVNLFSKQFNDIISFVEKLKEVDTEGVPPFYELNLEEGIYREDEPHQSISNEEALSNAPQKEGGFFIVPRVVGQ; translated from the coding sequence ATGATAGACAAAGACACAGTTGTAAAAGTTGCACAACTTTCTAAGTTGAAGTTAAACGAAAATGAGGTGAATTTATTTTCTAAACAGTTTAACGACATTATATCATTTGTAGAAAAGTTAAAAGAAGTTGACACGGAAGGTGTGCCACCATTTTACGAGCTAAACTTAGAAGAAGGCATTTACAGAGAAGATGAACCTCACCAGTCCATATCAAACGAAGAAGCTCTATCTAACGCACCACAAAAAGAAGGTGGATTTTTCATAGTCCCAAGAGTTGTAGGACAGTAA
- a CDS encoding tetratricopeptide repeat protein, with product MKKWFSIIILLFLSHYSFANQVKLPEVVFPIEIVSQILEEKKPLPPPNKIEFQPLYDILQIKQYLPIQKPYSVKLPVLTIEKPTAYLGIPPSNALLADSIDYFQRGDFIFAQENLKKFVEKYKDHKYLFYAYYLLGYINFEFKNFQESMENLEKSCTLNPLKENCLSYAITLIINNNLDKAKEVLDSINQDQDVKFYKIVVQTLKSNQQNTQKINCDDLDVGSISYCKYFLKHTLFLVDKYKDSLDYTYKGEDKNLQKISTILDGFNYYFLKDYTKTKYTFEKFLSKNLSNDILTNLAYFGLDLVDTSKSKDYAQILETRDTYLSYYLYLKVINNYASSNNWLDTFIHIQKVLNLTDRNKDNLRLALAVALYNMKNYEYALNIFNDLAKEKNDEETYFYCGLSAYAAKLYKKAQECLFNIIESKDLERKKTALTYLAEIYYITDDEENYINIVSLLKDIDEDLAYNYLGWYFFKNKDYLNAYKSFKDPYMKAVSLFNYGDVQKAKELINGRNDRKSLFLSAYIDIKQGDLESARSKLKEIAQQYNDELAKKAMYLYAYLYFSEGNFQQAIKEFENFRNTFKEDDVYNQKALLRIADSYYNLGEKDLARSIYKEFIEKYKDRKEAVDAAYNLVLLETKGENQEKDKIIEDFISKYPDYPLVNTLKLQLASIYEEKGEIEKAIKIYQQLSNSNDKDSLLAKYKLAEIYEKSGQNDKAKEILLNIINSQDQDIRFKSSLLLAQIYEKESNLDQAIQIYQSISDNDDVKFKLSTVLIQAGRYNEALNYLKELLDKYPEKSTEISFYIGKIKFLQGLNDEALNYLEVSIKSQNYTVASESYFLIGEIYNSKKDLNKALNVYLNAIYTNPQLNNTTAQARLKAADILIKAEKRKEASCLLTPLLDYNNEDIKATVKEKLKNLPKCLR from the coding sequence TTGAAAAAGTGGTTTAGTATAATAATTTTACTCTTTTTATCACATTACTCATTTGCAAATCAGGTAAAACTTCCAGAAGTAGTATTCCCTATTGAGATAGTGTCCCAGATATTAGAAGAGAAAAAACCATTACCACCACCAAATAAGATAGAATTTCAACCACTTTACGATATCTTACAGATAAAACAGTATCTACCAATACAAAAACCTTACTCTGTAAAACTACCAGTCCTAACTATAGAAAAACCTACAGCATACTTAGGAATACCACCCTCTAACGCCCTACTTGCAGACAGTATAGACTACTTCCAAAGAGGAGACTTTATATTTGCCCAAGAAAACTTAAAAAAGTTTGTAGAAAAATACAAAGACCACAAATACCTATTTTACGCTTACTACTTACTTGGGTATATAAACTTTGAGTTTAAAAATTTTCAAGAGAGTATGGAAAATTTAGAAAAAAGTTGTACTTTAAACCCCCTTAAAGAAAACTGCCTATCTTACGCAATTACACTTATTATAAACAACAATTTAGACAAAGCAAAAGAAGTATTAGACAGCATAAACCAAGACCAAGATGTAAAATTTTATAAAATAGTGGTACAAACCCTAAAATCTAATCAACAAAACACACAAAAAATAAACTGTGATGATTTAGATGTAGGAAGTATTAGCTACTGTAAATACTTTTTAAAACATACTCTATTCTTAGTAGATAAGTATAAAGACTCTTTAGACTATACTTATAAAGGAGAAGACAAAAATCTTCAAAAAATCTCCACAATTTTAGATGGCTTTAACTACTACTTTTTAAAAGATTACACAAAAACAAAATACACCTTTGAAAAATTTTTAAGTAAAAACCTTTCTAACGATATTCTAACAAACTTAGCCTACTTTGGACTTGATTTAGTAGATACAAGCAAATCAAAAGATTACGCTCAAATTTTAGAGACGAGAGACACTTACCTAAGCTACTACCTTTATTTAAAGGTTATAAACAACTATGCATCGTCAAACAACTGGCTTGATACTTTCATACACATACAGAAAGTTTTAAACTTAACAGATAGAAATAAAGATAACTTAAGATTAGCATTGGCAGTAGCACTTTACAACATGAAAAATTACGAGTATGCCCTTAACATATTCAACGATTTAGCAAAAGAAAAAAATGATGAAGAAACATATTTTTACTGTGGACTTTCGGCTTATGCAGCAAAACTCTACAAAAAAGCCCAAGAATGTTTATTTAATATTATAGAAAGTAAGGATTTAGAAAGGAAAAAAACAGCTTTAACATACCTAGCAGAAATTTACTACATAACAGATGATGAAGAAAACTATATAAACATAGTCTCTTTACTTAAAGACATAGATGAAGACCTTGCATACAACTACCTTGGATGGTACTTCTTTAAAAATAAAGACTATCTAAACGCCTACAAATCCTTTAAAGACCCTTATATGAAAGCAGTCTCTTTATTTAACTACGGAGACGTTCAAAAAGCAAAAGAGTTGATCAATGGAAGAAATGACAGAAAATCTTTATTTCTGTCAGCTTACATAGATATAAAACAAGGAGATTTAGAATCTGCAAGGTCTAAACTAAAAGAGATAGCACAGCAGTACAACGATGAACTGGCAAAAAAAGCTATGTACCTTTACGCATACCTTTACTTCTCAGAAGGAAATTTCCAGCAAGCTATAAAAGAGTTTGAAAACTTTAGAAACACCTTTAAAGAAGATGATGTATACAACCAAAAAGCACTTTTAAGAATAGCAGACAGCTACTATAACTTGGGAGAAAAAGACCTTGCAAGAAGTATATACAAAGAGTTCATAGAAAAATATAAAGATAGAAAAGAAGCTGTAGATGCAGCTTACAACTTAGTTCTACTTGAAACAAAAGGAGAAAATCAAGAAAAGGATAAAATTATTGAAGACTTCATCTCTAAATATCCAGATTATCCACTTGTAAACACATTAAAACTTCAACTTGCATCTATCTACGAAGAAAAAGGAGAGATAGAAAAAGCCATTAAAATATACCAGCAACTGTCAAATTCTAACGATAAAGACTCTCTACTTGCCAAGTATAAGCTTGCTGAAATTTATGAAAAATCAGGTCAAAACGACAAAGCAAAAGAGATACTACTTAATATTATAAACTCACAAGACCAAGATATAAGATTTAAAAGCAGTCTACTTTTAGCTCAGATATACGAAAAAGAATCAAACCTTGACCAAGCAATACAAATTTATCAAAGTATATCAGACAACGATGACGTTAAATTTAAACTTTCTACAGTCCTTATTCAAGCAGGAAGGTACAACGAAGCCCTTAATTACCTAAAAGAACTTTTAGACAAGTACCCAGAAAAGTCTACTGAAATATCTTTTTATATAGGTAAGATAAAGTTTCTACAAGGATTAAACGACGAAGCTTTAAACTACTTAGAAGTATCAATAAAGTCTCAAAACTACACAGTTGCATCAGAAAGCTACTTTCTAATTGGAGAGATATACAACAGTAAGAAAGATTTAAATAAAGCTTTAAACGTATACTTAAACGCTATATACACAAACCCCCAACTAAACAATACAACAGCCCAAGCAAGATTAAAAGCAGCTGACATTTTAATAAAAGCAGAAAAAAGGAAAGAAGCATCTTGCCTACTTACACCACTACTGGATTATAATAATGAAGATATAAAAGCAACTGTAAAAGAAAAACTAAAGAATTTACCAAAGTGTTTAAGGTAG
- a CDS encoding regulatory protein RecX codes for MDSNVKKYAYKLLSRRDYFKEELRNKLLRKGFEEEKVDEVIKHLENQGLLNDEKLKERYKEIYINKGKSFAKLKNSLFRKGITEIDLSEEEELKSALNLLKKSFKKEKTFENMVKFLKNRGFRYSVIKKAIEITLKEEE; via the coding sequence ATGGATTCTAATGTCAAAAAATATGCTTACAAACTTTTATCAAGAAGAGACTACTTTAAAGAAGAGCTAAGAAACAAACTTTTGAGGAAAGGTTTCGAAGAGGAAAAAGTAGACGAAGTTATAAAACATTTAGAAAATCAAGGACTTTTAAACGATGAAAAACTGAAAGAAAGATACAAAGAGATTTACATAAACAAAGGTAAAAGTTTTGCAAAATTAAAAAACAGCCTTTTCAGAAAAGGCATTACAGAAATAGACCTTTCTGAAGAAGAAGAACTTAAGTCAGCTTTAAATCTTTTAAAAAAATCCTTTAAAAAAGAAAAAACTTTTGAGAATATGGTAAAATTTCTTAAGAACAGAGGATTTAGATACAGTGTTATTAAAAAAGCCATTGAAATAACCCTTAAAGAGGAAGAATGA
- the rimM gene encoding ribosome maturation factor RimM (Essential for efficient processing of 16S rRNA), producing MKREDMVVAGKLHSTHGVKGNLKLELFHEKIRLPNIVYVEDEETKKLVPLEIEFIDRVKKLIKFKGYDTPEKAKEISQKLIYIPQENLPKLNKDEYYIFQIEGCEIVFKDKIVGKVEKVDDRLPQVYLIIKCKDDKIRYLPFINQFVKTVDVENKKIIITPPEGWFSL from the coding sequence ATGAAAAGGGAAGATATGGTAGTAGCAGGAAAATTACATTCAACTCATGGAGTAAAAGGAAATCTAAAGTTAGAGCTTTTTCACGAAAAAATAAGACTCCCAAACATAGTTTATGTAGAAGACGAAGAAACAAAAAAGTTAGTTCCATTAGAGATAGAATTTATAGACAGAGTAAAAAAACTTATAAAGTTTAAAGGATACGATACCCCAGAAAAAGCAAAAGAGATATCCCAAAAACTTATATACATACCCCAAGAGAACCTGCCAAAGCTAAATAAAGATGAGTACTACATATTCCAGATAGAAGGTTGTGAGATTGTATTTAAAGACAAAATAGTTGGGAAAGTTGAAAAAGTCGATGACAGACTTCCACAAGTCTATCTAATTATAAAATGTAAAGACGATAAAATTAGGTATTTACCTTTTATAAACCAGTTTGTAAAAACCGTTGATGTTGAAAACAAAAAGATAATCATAACACCTCCTGAAGGATGGTTTAGCCTGTAG
- a CDS encoding type IV pilus twitching motility protein PilT: protein MELDAVLTEAVKSGASDIHLKIGSKPKMRVNTILRDIPGFDTITPQDMVGFVNKILEKSENKKAELVKSGEVDISYSIHGLSRFRVNIYKQRGTYAIALRVLKTVIPSLESLMLPEVIKKIAEEPRGLVLVTGPTGSGKSTTLASMLDYRNEIFEETIITIEDPIEYIFRDKKAYIVQREVDLDTKDFYTGLRAALREDPDVIMVGEMRDLETIQTALRAAETGHFVLSTLHTQDAKDTISRIINMFPAEEQNHLRILLAAVLKAIISQRLIPRKDGNGVVPAVEILINTGAITDAIQNPDKLFMIQDLMEKGKKQYGMQTFDQAVVELYEKGLISYEDALLYATNPSDVELKIKGITTGEEETDFGTYGF from the coding sequence ATGGAACTTGATGCTGTTTTAACAGAAGCAGTAAAATCAGGAGCTTCTGACATACATCTAAAGATAGGTTCTAAACCTAAAATGAGAGTGAATACTATTTTAAGAGATATTCCCGGATTTGATACTATAACACCTCAAGATATGGTTGGTTTTGTTAATAAAATCCTTGAAAAGTCAGAAAACAAAAAAGCAGAACTTGTCAAAAGTGGTGAGGTTGATATATCTTACTCAATACACGGGTTAAGTAGATTCAGAGTTAACATATACAAGCAGAGGGGTACGTATGCAATAGCCCTAAGAGTACTTAAAACTGTTATACCTTCTCTTGAGTCTTTAATGCTTCCAGAAGTTATCAAAAAAATAGCAGAAGAGCCAAGAGGTTTAGTATTAGTTACAGGACCAACAGGTTCAGGTAAATCTACAACCCTTGCATCAATGCTTGATTATAGAAACGAAATTTTTGAAGAAACTATCATAACTATCGAAGATCCCATAGAATACATATTTAGAGATAAAAAAGCTTATATAGTTCAAAGAGAAGTTGATTTAGATACAAAGGATTTTTACACAGGATTAAGAGCTGCACTTCGTGAAGACCCTGATGTTATAATGGTTGGTGAGATGAGGGATTTGGAAACGATCCAAACTGCACTAAGGGCAGCTGAAACTGGACACTTTGTTTTATCAACACTTCATACACAAGACGCAAAAGACACAATCAGCAGGATAATAAACATGTTTCCCGCAGAAGAACAAAATCATCTTAGGATACTCCTTGCTGCTGTGCTAAAAGCCATCATATCCCAAAGACTTATACCAAGAAAAGACGGAAACGGGGTAGTGCCTGCTGTTGAGATACTAATAAACACAGGAGCAATAACAGATGCTATACAAAATCCAGATAAACTGTTTATGATTCAAGACTTAATGGAAAAAGGTAAAAAGCAGTACGGAATGCAAACTTTTGATCAGGCAGTTGTTGAGCTTTACGAAAAAGGTTTAATATCTTATGAAGATGCATTACTCTACGCTACAAACCCTTCAGATGTAGAATTAAAAATAAAAGGAATAACAACAGGAGAAGAAGAAACAGATTTTGGAACCTATGGATTCTAA